CCAACGGCGGGATGCGACGGCGGGTAGGAGGAGCTTGGATCCGCACGTGTCCAATCGACGTAGTAGCCGCTCGTGTAAGGTGCGAGAACAGTCGCAAGCAACAAGGTCAACTGTTCAACCCCTGGGGAAATGGAATTGGCGTAAAGAGGTGGACTGGATGATGGCGAGTGACGACGGCTGGGAAgcagagaaagaaagaagaatCAAGTTGCGCCCCccgccacgcacgcacgcacgcacgccgccaAAACTGGACCCTGACCCTGATGAAGCGGAACGGACTGGGCTGGAGTGGACTGTGTGACTCGTACCGTCTGAACGCGTGGGtttgggtgggtggatggatggatgcccgAGGGGTCCAacaggcggcgctggcacaACCGGCCCCCCGATGTCGGGCTGCGGGGTCGTTTGATTCCATTCCACGGGTACCGAGTACTAACGTAGGCGGGCACCTCAGGCGGGAGCCCGCTGCTGTTGGCTGCCTGGGGCGCCGCATCCGGTGGTGCCGGAAGGTTCCCACAGCTGTTCCATGCCGCTGAAACCAACCCAGAGCCCTGCTTGGGGGCGCCGGTGCTGACCTCTCTGGCCCAAGTTCGAACCGGTCCTTGAAGCGGTCCGCTGCTCGGCTTCCGTTTTCCTCCATCCAAGGCGacctcaccaccacatccAATTCTTCCGACTATTTTAATTCCCTGGGCGGGTCCGGTGCACTCGACAAGCGCTGACGGCCCTATCTATACCCATCGAGGGGGTCGATTTCTACGCAATGTTCTTTCGGGCCACCCCAGAAGAGGAGCCGACACTCACCCTCACATCTACCATACCCTACTGTATgcatactgtacttcgtagctCCCAACACCAACAAGGGATCACCGGGCAcacatcaccaccagcgaTGGTCAACTACAGACTCCGTACCTCTCTCTACACATGCACGTTCGACACAGCAACCACACAAGTCCCCTgttcctccctccctcccctccctcccctcccactCCACCACATACCTCCTACAGCCAACATCCAACATCCCACATCCAAGACCTTGTATCGACTGTTTCTCGCCTTTTTGGCGCGCCTCATCCAGGCATTGCATTACCTCGGCACTCGCGCTTTGCTCGCTTGCTGCCGCCATCACTCGACAGCCGGAAACCGCCCGTCCCTGGCCGCACTCCCCACGTCTACCTATTATGGAGGCCCTCTCACCGACACACGGCCCCCAAAACTCTGCACGTAAATAGATTGAgacttcgtcctcgtcgtcgtcctcgtcgcgttGTACCGCACTCCGTGCATTGTACACCCTTTCTTTGCGCAAACGAACGAATGTAGAGAGAATTTTCCACCCGTGCACAGCATCAAGCTGACGTCCGTTGCCCCAAAAACGAACCACCTCCGTGTCGGCCGGTCACTCATCACTCCACGCCCCCCTCACAGTCTCCATCcgacgcctcgcctcacTTCGTCGTCAAAATCTGACAGACCCTCTCcgcttcgtcgccaccaccggcgccgggctcgaATTGTCGGTTTTATCACCGCACTCGTTGTCATCGGCCACGTGTGATGTGGTGCTGCCTGTCTCGTCACTGCCACGCAGATCCTCCATCTACCATCACTAGACAACTCATCTTCAAGCATGACACGCATTCACAAGCCAGTCTATACAATGACGCTTTTGCAGCGACGCTCATCCGTTTCGTTTACTCCATGCCACCCTCCCTACTCCATAGCTACATCGCCCCTGTACATTTCACGTCACACACCGCCGCCCTACGTCTTTCGCCGCTTCCTCCTGCTCATTAGACCTTGGCCAGTGCATCTCCTtcaccgccacggccaccgcAGTCCTTGTTCATAGTGCAAAACGAGTGTACAGCGAGACGAGGCACTTGCGAATCGTTGCCCAAGGAAATCGAGTCCCGCCAAAAGCCATGGCGGGCTGCGTTTCCCAAACGCTCGATGCCAACGCGCGCCACATGCCGCGAGGCTGCCGCTGAGGCTTTCTTTCTTGTTTCGCGTCGCCACGCAGCTCGTGTCTTGTGCCCGGGCTGCTTTTCAAGTTGTGTCCAGTAAAACTCCCTGTCCGCCCATATTTCCTTGTGTATCATACCCTTCATGCCAAACCCCAGACGCCTTGCAAGAATAATAGCCAGTGAAATCCACGTCAGCACCACCCCACCGCCCTCCTATTCCGAGATGGACGCCAACCGCTGCAAACAGTTGAGGACACCTAGGTGAGCAGTCCATGTTAGCCACAGCCTCACCCTGCTTGCCATACACTGGCGGGGACGTGGATACAACTCACCGCTGACACCCTGCGTCAAGgtcgtctccgcctcggtATTGCGCTTCCCGATGCTCACCGTCGATACATTGGCAaccgcgccgcaccgctgcAGCTTATTGGCCCACTTGAACACCTTTTCGTCCTCGCGGCCAtcgcccaccaccatcaaaaagtcgacggcgctggtgTCAGAGCCCGAGCCgtgcttggccttgaggtGCTCAAAGACCCTCTGCGCAGCCGTTCCCTTATTGTAGTCGGTGGACTCGACAATGACAGACTTGTCCATGGTCAGCGCGTGCACATGCTGAGACTCGCACGCGTCGTTGACGTGGCTGGCGCATGCTGCCGCCTGCCAACCCGCGTTGCTCgggtcctcggccgcgtcgtaGTGGAAGATGAGACTGCAGTGCCGCTCCTCGATCTCGGTACCCGGGGTGCGCTCCAAAAAGTACGTCATCAGAGGCTTGACCGAGGCCTTCCATTCCTCAATGTGCTTGCTGTCTGTCATCTCAATCCACTGTTCGGAGCCACAGTCGCGGATGAAGCACCCATTCTCGGCAATGAGGCCTAGGTTGGGCACCATGCGGAACACACCGGCAAGCTCCTCGGGCCTGCGACCAGACATGACGTAGACGATGTTTCGGTCGTCCAGGAGCAGGTCGTTGAGCACGTCGAGCGTTCGTTGCGGGCTGACTGGGATGATCTGATTGACCGGGCCCCAGCTCACCAGCGTGCCTTCGTAGTCGAGCAGGAACAACCGGCGGTCAGACTTTTCGTACTGAGCCGCGAGCCGGTGCATCGACAGGCGAGGCACTGAGGTCTGATCTCGCTTGTGCTGCGCCTCGTacgcctcgtccaggcggcgcaggagctcACCAAACCAGTGGGAGCCAGTGTGGCTCGCAACCGCCTCGTACAAGCCCTTCCAGCGGCGcgtcttttcttcttctcccatCTCGAGAGCCTCTttgatggcgagggcgcaTTGTCGGTAGCTCCACGGGTTGACGGACAGCTCGTTTCCGTTGAAGAGGGACGAGGTACCCGTGAACTCGGACAGGATAAGGGAGCCATGCTTCTGATGCGGATAGATCTTACCATCCTGGCAAAAGATGTATTCGTGCGACGTGAGATTCATGCCCTCGCGCTGACTGGTGATCAtcagggcgtcggcgatggtgaGAAGCGCCAGGTACTGTGGGTAGTCAATATCCTGCTTGAGATAGACCACGGGCTGATACGCCAAGTTGGCCCACGACGAGTTGACGCGCGTCACAATGTCCGAGACAGTCGCGTCCAGGTCCGTTCTCTCACTGGATGACAGCGCAACCTGGATGAGGACGGTGTTTTCGCGCCATTCGGGATTTGCGTTCAGGAACAACTCGTACGAGAGCAGCTTTTGGCGCACACCGCGGACGTGGTCCAGCTTGTCCCGCGCGACAATGAGTCTCTTGTCCTTGTACCGCTCCTGCAGCGTCTGAAGCCATTCCATAACctcagcctcgccgcggtGCTTGTCAAGACTGACGGGGTCGATACCGATGGGGAGGTTCATGACGTCCACGAAGCGGTCCTCAAGCTGGATGCCCTCAGGCGTGGCCTCGACGGTCAAAATGCGGCTGCACGTCTGCAGGAAGTGACGTGTGTACTCGTGGATCTGGAAGCCGATGAGATTGGCGCCCAGCATTCCCTCGAGCAACTCCCTCCTGACTGCGAGACAGCGAAAGACCTCAGATGAAGGAAAGGCGACGTGCAGAAAGAAGCCAAtcttggcctcgggcagcttTTCGCGCACCATGCGAGGGACAAGCAGAAGGTGGTAGTCGTGGATCCagatgacgtcgtcgcgcttcCAGTTGGCAATGATCTTGTCGGCAAAGCGGCGGTTTACGTTGACGTAAAATTTCCACGAGTGGTCCTCGTAGGCCTTGCTCTTGGGATTGTCGGGGATTTGATAATGGAAGACGGGCCACAGAATCTGCTTGCAAAAGTGCGTGTAGTGACCGTCAAAGTCCTTGTCGGAGCAGAACACGGTTAGCATGTCGTGCTCAGTGGCCAAGGTGTCCTCGATGTCTTGCTTCTGCTGGGtgccctcgagggcgtcggtgGGCATGCCGAGTGTGCCAACCCAGGTGTAGTCGCTCAGGGCGTCATCGCgggccgcggcctcggcggcgttcCGAAGACCACCATTGCCCTgatcggcgtcgacgacggtccACGAGGCTGAGGCGAAGACCCTATCGGCGCTGTCGCTCCGCATCAGCGGCCTGGGCTGAACGACGCCCCGGCGGCCAAGCTCGCGGGCTTTTTGCAGCGTATGATTGTGCTCAAAGAGGTCGGCACGCGGTGGCGAGTTGGCGCGGGAGCGCGGCTGGTTCACGCGGGAGCCCCAATTCCTATTTGTCGGGTCACTCGAGGAGCCCAGGTCGTGGGGAAATTGGATGCGGAAGCCATCCTCGTTGGCAAAGGGGTCGGGAGACTCGTCGTTGTCAGGtgtgtgcggcggcgtgaggTCGGCCTGGGGCGCGAAGAGGCTGGGCTGCGTCTCGGCGGCCGGCGTTTCCGCCGTCCTGTTGTttcgagtcggcggcgggatcgTCCTGGCACGAGAGCGTCCAATCTCGCTCCTGCGGCGTGGGGGCGTGCCAGGCAGGTTGAACTGGATCGTCTTGGGGAGGAAGCTGTCGCGAGAAACAGACTTTTTGTCAGCCACGAAGTGCCAATCGTTGCGCGTCAAGCATTGACCGGGGGGCAGAACACGTACAGGGAGCAGACGAAGACGGTCATGTTGAGCTGCAAGGGCTCACGCCGCGGGGGAAGCTGACGCTCAGGACGGGGAGGGTTTGAGCAAGACCGGAGAGCAATAAAGGTGCTCTCCTcgtgtggtggtgctggaaTCGTCAAGGTAGCTCCTCTTTATCCGGCGCATGTGGAGCAATTGATGACGCAGTTGGGCCGTGTGAGCCCGAGTGAGCGGCCAGAGGGTGAGGGATGCTATTATTACGTCTCAAGTGGAGATATGGCCAGCGAGAGAGTTGGCAGGATGGCGGGAAGGGAGTTGAAGGGAGTGGTTTGTGCTTGATGAAGAGGGCTGTGTTCTGATTTTTTTGGTCCTGCGCGGGCGCAAGGTGAGGTGGTCAGGTAGTTCGGCCGTGTGCCTGCCGGGCTGCGAATGTCGCAGATGCAGAGCCCGCCTTTTTTGGGGGGGTTCGGATGCAGTTGGGGGAGCAGCATGGCCGCTTTAAGATTTGGAGGCGTGGCGGgtgccagcgacggcgcagtGGGAGCTGGAGCGCATGAGGTGGGTGGATTGTCggtggccacggcggcggtacTTGGATGTAGTACCCGCCCAAGATCAGCGTGTGGGCTCACGGTCGCCCACGGCTTCACAGCTGTCACATACCTACAGGTACTTGTCATACGCAGGTGAAGATGGAGGGAATTATTTACCTGTATCCAATGCTAATCAAGGCGAGTCCGGACGTGAAAGGACCAGGGcacctacagtacctaccAGGTACGGGCAGTGTCCCGTGATGCCTTGTACTAACGTGGAAGCCTTTTGATCACTGCTTCACGAATACCAAGGTATGAGTCGCTACCTAAGTTACTacagcagcaagcagggAAGGAGAGACTGGTCTGCAATTGCCCTTTTGGCTCGGATGGGGAGGAACAGCCAGACAGGCTCCTGCccctgctgccgtcgcgcctGCCAGTCCAGAAAACTCAATCTGTAGTGGCTGACTCTCTTCTCTCTACCTGGGCTGCCACTTCGAAAAGGCGCCTTGATTGgggcggccgagacgagcagGTTCCTTGGTTCCCTccgctgctcgtcgcgcttGCTTCAGGCGGCCGAACCGGAAGCTGGCATTGAACTGggatccatcatcatcagagGGATCCGACCCCTTGACGTAATTCCTCGCCAAGAAGACAAACCTCTgcccaccccgccgccgccagatcGAACGCGATCGAACAATGCTCCCACGCACGAGCACCcggccaggatgccagggcgggagaaggggggccgccggccccctcTGGAGGCTCTggtccgccgacgaggccagggcggcgagcaggctgTGACTTGTGAGGTGGTGTCCTGGCTTTGGCTTTGTGTTGACGATCCGGCCCGACCGGTGCGGTGCCGCCAAACGGCCAATCCTTTGTCgctgtcgatggcgacggcggaacACACGCCGATCCGAGCCGACCATGGATGGGCATGGACGCGCAGcattgatgatgatggatggatggatgggacgGGCGGGGGCTGCAGTCCAGAGTCTCGGCCCACGCTGGGCACAGCGAATCTTCTCGACGCGGCCAGAGAATAGCATCTGCTCCGTATTGCGGCCTCGTTCGATTCGACGCGCCAGCTCTAGGCCAAGCTCCGACCTAGCTCCACGCCATGGAACCAcgctcatcggcggcggctgcccgcggcgcggaTGCCACTCGACACCCATCGAGACTTCGATCCGTGGCCCTTGCATTGCCACCAACGGACGTAAGTGCTAGGTACTCATGCAGTCGAGCGGTTTCATGCttcggccgtcgcggcttGATTCAGCATTGTCCGTGCTTTTGCTTGTCTCAGGGgcccggcctcgtcgagctcagACGCATCACTCATCTCTCCTCACAGGAGCCACGTCTGCGACGGCGGACCGACGCGGCAATTGCGCgaccgccctcgcccggctGTGGCTGCCCATCATGGATACCCGCCatgccgctgccctgccctcccccaGACGGGCGGGCCTGCGGGTGTGCGGGCCACTACGCCGGCAACGACCAAGACCGTGCTGATTCGCATCCCCAGACTTTGCGCATATGATGCTATGCCAGGTATGCCAGGTCCTTAGTATTCTGCACGACCGTGGAGCCTGCCCACCGTCCGGTGCCGTTACTCCGTCTTCGAGGTGGTTGTTCGATCGCCCTGTCTTGCCATCCCGCGACCTCAATCAGGGCCCGTTGAGCTTGTTGCCTCCCTGCACGCACCTGCATTCTCGGTATAGCAGCCTCCCTACCATACGTGACGTTCCACGCTCACAAACACTCACCTCGTCCGTCAAGCCGATGCCTTTTCTGGGTGACTGAGGCGACGCCCAAGCCAAATCGCCAACCCACGCGGAGATGTTCGAGGAGCCAATCGTCTCCATCTTCGACCCATTTATTCAGCCTGTAGCCTAATAATGCTTCGTGCACGCTGCCCCAGAGCCTATCCCCATGTGGCGCATGCGACAGCTCTCGTTCGAGGATGCGACTGACGACGTAACGCAGGCATCCCGGCACAGACCACGTTGTTTTTGCATCCGCGCAGGGCGCTGCGCCTCATCAGCGCCCGGCATGCATGGATGCGGTGGTGGTCATCTCGGTCGTGACCCAGCGCGGGCCgggcctgcctgcagctCACAGCAGCTGCTGGTGACGTTGATGCCGCTGCTTCCAGTTTGCGGCCCCAATCCGAGCTTGTGTGGTCTCCTGCAGATCCGGGCCCAGTCTAGAATCGGTAGCAATACACCCACCCGCCTGCCTACCACGCAATGCTGCGCAGTACTGTTCTGTACGTGCGAAGGTGTGCGAGGATGCCTATACGGGGCGGGAAACGCGCaagccgcctcgtcgtccgtgaTGATGTTgggccatcgccaccaccaaaaGCAAGCTGTCGATTGTGGTCAGAAGTGGCACCAAACTCTCGAGGACCGGGAGGGAGGCCCCGCCGACACCCGGCCCTCCGAATGGGGACGGTGACAATAGCAAACACCCACCGCGAGCCTTCAGCATCGTTCGACCCGGCCTGTCATCGTCGCGATGTCCCTATCAAGGTTTCCGGTCACCCACCTTTCTCCGCGCGCTAGCCCCGAACTGCTCGTCAGCCTGACGCCTCTCCACGCCTGTCAAAcgcgtctcggccgtggGGTTTCACAGACCCGTCTTAACGAGAGcctctcgccgccagccaacGCCATTTTGTCAGTCTGGCACCGAACCACCGTTacgggcggcagggcaggcaggcaaccATCATCGGCAAAACAGCTGACATCGGGGTCGCTCAACGTCGTGTCCTTGTCACCCCCCGCCTCGATTTACTGACCTGACCCTGAAGTCAAAAGTGTCCCGCCACCaaaacggcggcgggctccgTTACTTGGACGGAGCGACGTTCTGGGCGTCCCAGCTTACGGTTGTGCTAAAACAAAGGACAAAGCCATGTGGGGGGAAAGTCACTCTGAACAGGAATGCGCCTGATCTCTAGGTTTGGCCATGCCGTTGAGCTGAACTGCCCAACGAGGCTTGTTTCGATACCTTCAATGGCTATTAACAACTACCCTAGACTGGCAATGTGCTCATGATGCCACGCCTGCTGCGACTTTACAGTGTATACAGCAGAGGTGTCGACGTTGCAGCCTCTGTAAACTATGAATCGTTCCACCTCTTCCCAGTACGTAGGCATCGACCGTGCGAAGGGAACGTGTCATTTGTGACCAAATCCGGCCTGGATGTTTCCCACTGGCGGTTAATAATAAAGCAAGTAGGATTCCACGCCCGCAGTGGCCTGTCACTCCGGAGCACACCAAGGTCTAATCACAATCACAGACGCAATGAGCGGGACGACCTACTCCGTCAGCTGTCCGGTCGGGAGGATCGGTAGACATCTAGGAAACTCCCTGCACGGGGGTTAAACGGTTGGGCGCCATCAGCAGATCCTAACCTAGTGTTGGCTTTGTGGACAGACAAGCGGCGGGACGCTACGCGCCTCCAAATCgggacagcagcgacgaacctcgcccccgcccccgcatAGCTGCCCAGGAGGACAACCTCCGTCCAGATGCTTCGGACGGTGCAGTATCCGGGTCCAAGACGGCCTGGCTTTCTGcactgcgccggcggccgggacTGGGCGCCACTCGGCCAAGatggcccagcccagcccagcccagccaacAAGCGCTTTTGCACTGCTGGGGCAAAAAGCTTCATAGCTGCAGGAGGATAGAGAAGAGGAGGGTAGGGCAGCACCCCCTCCTCTAGAGTTGCCTCGCTGGGCAGCTCCTCCGTCAAAAGTTCGCCTCTCCAGAAACCGTGATCCGAATCGCCGGGTCTGGGTCTGCCACGACGCGACCCAACCCTCGCAACATTTCTCTGCACGTCACCCATTTCGGTCCAATTCTTTTCGTTGGACCGCGCAGTCCTGGCCACATGTGTTGGGAGGTATTGTAGCTTGCTGTCCTCATCCGTGCGAGATGAGTccggccttcttctccatgcATTCATGTAGGCATCGCTTCGTGCTCTCTAATTCTGCCACAACCGCacggccttgtccttgccccCGCTGGCTACCCGCTTGCCGTCTGGAGCCCAGTCCACAGCGTacacctcgtcggcgtgtcCCGGCAGATCCATGGCCAGCTTgtgcgacgccatcgaccaCACCTTGAGCGTCGTGTCCTTGGACGCTGTCACGAGCAGCCGCGAGTCTGCAGAGAAGGAGCACTGATACACCGTCGCCACATGGCCGCGCAGCGTATTGATGAACTTGCCGTCCCTGCAACACAGCGTTAGCCATCTACCGTTTGCTTGGCGATACAGACAGACACAGTCGTGGGGGAACCTAGCATCCAGACATACCTTGCGCTCCAAATCTTGGTGTGGTTGTCCCAGCCGGCACTTGCGATGAGGGTGTTGTCGGGTGAAAAGGTGACATGGTTGATCTGCTTCTGGTGCCCGACCatgcgggcgacgggcttggTCTCCTGAGACGGATCCCACAGGTACATGGTGAAGTCGTCGCTGGCCGATACTAGGCGCTCCGAGATCTTTCCCTGTACGCGCGCCGCCTTCTCGAAccgctccttggccttggcgcgTTTTGCCTCGCCCGTACTGGGCGTCGCTGTGTGATCGAAGAAGGACGTCCGCAGGGCAAAGTCGGTCGACAGCGCCAGGTGGTTGATCCAGTGCGCATGTGCCGAGAGTGTGTGCACGAGCGTGCCCTTTTCCGCGTTCCACACCCTCACAGCCTTGTCGTGGCTGCCCGTGTAGATCAGGCCCGTACCTCCCCACCGCACGCAGCTGACAGAACTCTTGTGTCCAGAAAGAACGTGCTCCGTCCGACCCGTGTTGACGACCCAGACGCGCACCGTCCCGTCCTTGCTTGCGCTGGCGAGCCGTGGTGTCCCGTCCTTCCACAGATGATACGGCTCCCAGGCCATGTTTGTAATCCACTTTGCGTGCCCGGTCAAGGGACCCGAGCCCATGGGCTTGCCCGTCTGCGGATCCCATAGCCGTACCGACTTATCCATGCTACCAGTAGCCAGCCGAGCGCCATCCGGTGACCACGCGACGCATAGCACCCAGTGCGTATGACCGGAGAGCGTGTACTTGGGCGTACCGGTCTCCGTGTCCCATatcctcgccgtcttgtCTCCAGACCCTGTTGCCAAGCGCGAGCTTGTCGCTGGGCTGAACTGTGCCGCCAGGAttgcctcgccatggcccggTATCCGGTGCGACATACGCGTGACGGCCTGGACTTTGAAGACGGATTGCGGCTCTGCCGTGAGAGTGACGGTCGTCTCAAACGGATTCTcgatgccatggctgcgTAAAAGTTGAAGGAGGTCGGTCGGGTATTGGTCCACAATGATGTCGGTGTCGGGAATGTGAATGCGAAATCGGTAGGGGAGGAAATCCTCCTGTTCCTGCGTTTCAACCGGTCAGCACCGTCACCTCCTTAAGGCACATTCCGGTTCATACTCTTGCCAGCATGGTATTtagcagcagcgacagaTTCTTCTCGGAGGCGTCCGCCAGTGGAACCTCAATCACATCGCACACCtgcttgccgtcgccatcgaggaATCGAGCCTTGAACGACCCCGCAGGGCCACTGGCAGCGGTGACATCCTGCTGGATTTGTGTTCTCTCAAGATCTTCCCGCCTTTGCCGtttggacggcggcggaacAATTGTCGCCATGGTAGAGCTGACTGGTATGCGTACGCTGATGCTGGTGACGGTGCGCGAGTCTCACGCTGCCGAGTCC
Above is a genomic segment from Purpureocillium takamizusanense chromosome 2, complete sequence containing:
- the TPS3 gene encoding Trehalose-6-P synthase/phosphatase complex subunit (CAZy:GT20~EggNog:ENOG503NU3V~COG:G), whose product is MTVFVCSLFLPKTIQFNLPGTPPRRRSEIGRSRARTIPPPTRNNRTAETPAAETQPSLFAPQADLTPPHTPDNDESPDPFANEDGFRIQFPHDLGSSSDPTNRNWGSRVNQPRSRANSPPRADLFEHNHTLQKARELGRRGVVQPRPLMRSDSADRVFASASWTVVDADQGNGGLRNAAEAAARDDALSDYTWVGTLGMPTDALEGTQQKQDIEDTLATEHDMLTVFCSDKDFDGHYTHFCKQILWPVFHYQIPDNPKSKAYEDHSWKFYVNVNRRFADKIIANWKRDDVIWIHDYHLLLVPRMVREKLPEAKIGFFLHVAFPSSEVFRCLAVRRELLEGMLGANLIGFQIHEYTRHFLQTCSRILTVEATPEGIQLEDRFVDVMNLPIGIDPVSLDKHRGEAEVMEWLQTLQERYKDKRLIVARDKLDHVRGVRQKLLSYELFLNANPEWRENTVLIQVALSSSERTDLDATVSDIVTRVNSSWANLAYQPVVYLKQDIDYPQYLALLTIADALMITSQREGMNLTSHEYIFCQDGKIYPHQKHGSLILSEFTGTSSLFNGNELSVNPWSYRQCALAIKEALEMGEEEKTRRWKGLYEAVASHTGSHWFGELLRRLDEAYEAQHKRDQTSVPRLSMHRLAAQYEKSDRRLFLLDYEGTLVSWGPVNQIIPVSPQRTLDVLNDLLLDDRNIVYVMSGRRPEELAGVFRMVPNLGLIAENGCFIRDCGSEQWIEMTDSKHIEEWKASVKPLMTYFLERTPGTEIEERHCSLIFHYDAAEDPSNAGWQAAACASHVNDACESQHVHALTMDKSVIVESTDYNKGTAAQRVFEHLKAKHGSGSDTSAVDFLMVVGDGREDEKVFKWANKLQRCGAVANVSTVSIGKRNTEAETTLTQGVSGVLNCLQRLASISE
- the RSA4 gene encoding ribosome assembly (COG:S~EggNog:ENOG503NV28), coding for MATIVPPPSKRQRREDLERTQIQQDVTAASGPAGSFKARFLDGDGKQVCDVIEVPLADASEKNLSLLLNTMLAREQEDFLPYRFRIHIPDTDIIVDQYPTDLLQLLRSHGIENPFETTVTLTAEPQSVFKVQAVTRMSHRIPGHGEAILAAQFSPATSSRLATGSGDKTARIWDTETGTPKYTLSGHTHWVLCVAWSPDGARLATGSMDKSVRLWDPQTGKPMGSGPLTGHAKWITNMAWEPYHLWKDGTPRLASASKDGTVRVWVVNTGRTEHVLSGHKSSVSCVRWGGTGLIYTGSHDKAVRVWNAEKGTLVHTLSAHAHWINHLALSTDFALRTSFFDHTATPSTGEAKRAKAKERFEKAARVQGKISERLVSASDDFTMYLWDPSQETKPVARMVGHQKQINHVTFSPDNTLIASAGWDNHTKIWSARDGKFINTLRGHVATVYQCSFSADSRLLVTASKDTTLKVWSMASHKLAMDLPGHADEVYAVDWAPDGKRVASGGKDKAVRLWQN